GATATGACCACAAAAGCAAACACCGGACTTTTTATGGGACTCTGGGGATTGGCGCAAGCCATTCCGAACTTTCTTGCCAATGCGGTTGGCGGCGCCATTCGCGACATTTCCCTGTTTTTTACTCAAAACCAATATGTGGGCTACACAACCGCTTTCGCCATTGAAATCATCGGACTTTTTATCGCCATTTTGATTTTAAGAACCGTTGATGTGGCTGAATTCAAAAAGAATTCTGCTCAGCTTTTCTATGAAAGTATCAGCAATTCCGACTGATATGACGATCAAACTCGTCGTTTTTGCCCGATTTAATTTCTGATAAGTTGTTTTTTCTAATTACCTTAGCGTAAATCTTTCCGCAATATACTTTTTTTCGCCTGCTGCTTTTTTTCTTTTCAGAGATCGCTTAACTTTGATTTAAAGTTTAATCAAACCCTAATTTTAGAAATTTAGATTTTTTGATACTTGTTTTTTGGAGTCTCCAGAAAATCCATAAAAGAGTACGGGGCGGTCGACGAAAAGCCTTACAGAGTAGTCTAAACCACAAACCTGGAAAAAATCATGAAAAATGTCAAATTATTAGCGGTTGGCTTGCTCACAAGCCTCGTTCTTAGCGCTTGCTCCTTAACCTTGCCAGTGACCGCCACCTCAAACGCTGTGGGTAAAAAAGTAGGTACCTCTTCAGCAACTGGCTACTTTGGCATCTTTTTCTTCGACGCTGATGCCAGCATTCAAACTGCAGCTAAAAACGCTGGCATTTCCAAAATTTCAACTGTTGATATTAAGATGTCCAACGTTCTCGGCATCATTGTTACTTATGAAACCATCGTTACCGGCGAATAATTGAGATCGTTTCAATCAATTTTATGCTTTTAAAGCAGGAGCGAGACATCACAGGCTTGTTCCTGCTTTCAATTTTTTTAGACCTGATCATGCTGAAGTTAAAATCCCTTTTTATCATTTTTGTTTTATTTGGCCTGGCGGCTTGCAGTAGCCAACATCCAAATGAAGTTGTGTTGGGAAACGGGATTCTCTTTCATCTCGACGCGGGCGAAGCACAAGCATCGGAAACTGACGAGATGGATTTTAGCGGCTATCAATCTATTTTCGAACATCATCCAGAACTGCAAGTGCCGCTCTACAAAACCATTTATGGCGAAGACTATCAAATTTTTATCGGCATCGCGGTTTCCATTACACCATCAAAGCTATTTTCTATTTTGACGGCGGATTCCAGCCTTCAGTGCGTGGCTTCCGAAAAGATCAGCGACACGCGCTTCAAACTGCTCGCCAAACCGCATCACGAGCATCTGGCCATCAACCTCATCCAAATTGCCAGCGGCAATAAATTTATTTTTTGCGCCATCGGGCAAGACTCATTAAAGATTCAGAACTTCTATGAAAAAAATGCTCTCTTTGAAAGGCTTTCCGAAGCACACTGAAAAAATTGTGGCGCTTTTGTTTTTCACTGCGCTATTTTTTCAAGGCTGTTTTTCTGTGAAGCCGCAAGCCTCACAGAGCCGAAATTCGCTCTACGAGTCGTTTTTTCTCGAAGGCAGCATCATGCAATATTTCATCAAACCGCTTGAATTTCAGAGCAAGGACGCTGAGCTTTCGCTGGACGTGACCCTGCGCGATAGCAAAGACCCAAACGACGAGGCAACCCTGAATTTTAGTATTTTCTCCGAAAAAGATTTGGCTCTGGCCGATAGCGTGGCCATCGTGTTCAGCGATACGCGCGTTTCTGCTCGATCGCACTCAAAGCTCTTTTTTGAAAAAACGGTTTATCGCTACACCTCAAGCTTTGATACGCCTTCTATTTTGCACGCATTTCTTTCCGGCAAATTCACGCTCTTGCTTTATTACGCGGATCAAGCGGTGACATTTGCGCCCACTTCCAGCACATCCGCATCGATTGCAGAGCTCAATGCGTCCATCTTAAAGCATTTTTATTTAAGCAACTAACCGTTCCCGCCCATTTAATCTGAAATTTCGTTCTCACTTTTCCACACGAAGTGAGAACGGCTTTTCTGCAAAAAAATGGCATTTCTCCTTACATTTGTTAGAATTGAAAGCATTTCTGCATCGATAATGCAAAAACAGGAAAAGAGCTTATAGCTTCGTGAACATACAAACATCACGCCGATCCATTCTGGCTATTACATATTGTTGGGCGATTGCCGCGATTTTCATCGGATTGCACGATTTTTTATGCGCTTATTCAATCAACGCGTTTCCGCTCGAAAATCCGGTGATGTTTTTCGGCGCATATGTTGCACTTGGAACGCTCTCGGGCGCAGTTTCCGGCTTTTTTCTACTCATTTTTTTGCAAGAACCCTTTCGGCGAAAATCTTTCCTGGCGGCGCTATTTGGCCAAACTGGGTTTTGCACGTTGTTGCTTATGCTGCTCTATGCTTTCGGCGTTTGGCTTCAAGCAAGCGTGTTTTTCGGCGAATCGCTCTTTGCCAAAGAAGTTCTCGCGCGATTTTTCGCGGAAATTCTGAACGCCAAATTTCTTCGTGCGGCCATTTTTGGTGGCGGGCTTTCCGGCTTGACGAGCTTTTTTTTGCAATTGAGCGAAAAATATGGACAAGGCGTGCTTTGGGATTTTATTCGCGGCAAATTTTACACGCCAAAAGAGCAGGAAAAAATTTTCATGTTTCTCGATGTGAAATCCTCTACCAGCATGGCACAGCAAATCGGCTATTCGACCTATTTTTACTTGCTCTCCGATTTTTTTCAAGACCTCACGAAGCCAATTATCGAAAGTTCTGGCTGCATTTATCAATGCGTCGGCGATGAACTGGTGATTACCTGGGAAACCAGCGTTGGGCTAAAAGAAGCGCGTGCCGTTCGTTGCTTTTTCGAGATGGAGCGTAGGATTGAGGCCAAATCGGCTGCGTATTTGGAAAAATATGGCGTTGTGCCAAGTTTCAAAGCTGGCATGCACTTTGGTAGCGTTGTGACCGGCGAAATTGGCGTACTCAAAAAAGACATTGCTCATCTCGGCCAAGCCATTACGATTGCCGCAAGAATTCAAGGCGTTTGCAACAGCTTCAATGAAAAACTGCTTCTTTCAGAAGAGCTGTTCAACGCCATTTCCTTGCCAAGCAACCTTGAAACCAAAGCCATCGGGGGCGTTTTGCTTAAGGGAAAATCTGAACCGATCACGCTTTTTGCCGTTAAAAAAAAGGATGAATAAAATTGCCTATTTTGAAACGCTTCTTAAAATGCTTTTCTGCCCATAAAAATGGAACCCGACATCTTACCCGGCCTTAGCTATCCTCTTGGCGCAACTGTTTTTGCAGACGGCGTTAATTTTTCGGTTTTCTCCAAAAACGGAGATTATGTAGAACTTCTTTTTTTTAATGATGTTGATGACGAAAATCCAATCCGAACGATCCGGCTCGACCCGAAAAGCAATCGCACGTTTTACTATTGGCATGTTTTCGTAAAGGGCATCGGCCACGGCCAGCTTTATGGCTATCGCGTTTATGGCACGTTTAAACCTGAACAAGGCTTTTGCTTCGACGGATGGAAAGTTTTGCTCGATCCTTATGCACGGGCTGTCTGCGTTGGAAAAAATTATGAACGCGAGGCCGCCATCCGCTCTGGCAATAATTGCGGCCAAGCCATGAAAAGCGTGGTGGTTGACGCCAAACGCTACAAATGGGATGGCGACAAGCCGCTTCACTATCCTTACACGCGGTCGATTATTTATGAAATGCACGTCGGCGGTTTTACTCGAAATCCAAATTCCGGTGTCGCGAAAGAAAAACGCGGCACGTTTGCCGGCCTGATTGAAAAAATTCCTTATCTGAAAGCGCTTGGCATTACGGCTGTTGAGCTGTTGCCCGTGCAGCAATTTGATGAACATGACGCCCCAAAAGAGCACACAAATTATTGGGGATATAGCCCCATCGCGTTTTTTGCGCCGCACTTTGAATATAGCTCGCGCAAAGATCCGCTCGGGCCTGTTGATGAATTTCGCGACATGGTCAAAGCGCTGCACAAAACCGGCATCGAAGTCATTTTGGATGTTGTGTTTAATCACACGGCGGAAGGCAATCGCAGCGGCCCAATTTTTTCCTTCAAAGGCTTTGAAAACAAAGCGTATTACATTTTAACTGCCGAAAATAATTCATACGCAAATTATAGCGGCTGCGGCAATACGCTCAAAACTCACCATTCCATCGTTCGACGCCTCATCATGGATTGCTTGCACTATTGGGTGACTTACATGCACGTTGATGGATTTCGCTTCGATTTGGCTTCTGTTTTTTCGCGCGACGAAGACGGCGTGCCCATGCAAAATCCACCGATTCTTTGGTCTATCGAATCCGACCCGTGGCTTGCTGGAACAAAAATTATTGCGGAAGCTTGGGATGCGGCGGGGCTTTACCAAGTTGGTTCATTTGTGGGTCATCGTTGGGCGGAATGGAACGGCAGATTTCGCGACGACATCCGCATGTTCATGAAAGGCGACGCGCGCAAATTGACAGATTTTGTGAATCGAATAACGGCAAGCCCTGATTTATATTCTGAAAAATCGCGCGATCCGAACCGAAGCATTAATTTTATCACCTGCCACGACGGCTTCACGCTCAACGACCTGGTCTCTTACAACGTGAAGCACAACGAAAATAACAGCGAAAATAACCTCGACGGCCAAAAAGAAAATTATAGCTGGAATTGCGGCGAAGAAGGCCAGACGCAAAACGAAGCGATCAACCAGTTGCGGCTTAGGCAGATAAAAAATTTCTTCACGCTTTTGATGATTTCGCAAGGCACTGCCATGATGCAAATGGGCGACGAAATCCGCCGCACACAGTACGGCAACAACAACGCCTATTGCCAAGACAATGACATGAACTGGTTTGATTGGGACGCCGTGAAAAAAAACACTGAACTGCTGGCATTTGTGAAAAATCTGATTCGAATGAATCTCACACACGAGATTTTTCAAGAAACCACTTTTTGGACGGATAAAGAAAACCGCAAGTCGCCGCGAATTACTTGGCACGGCGTGCATCTCAGCCAACCGGATTGGTCGGACGATTCCCACAGCATCGCCTTCACGCTGAATCATGAAGAAAGCCGCAGCCAATTTCATGTGATGATCAATGCCTATTGGGAGCCGCTTTCATTTGAGCTCCCACCATTGCCTGGCATGAGAGGCCGGCGCTGGCATCGCGTGCTCGATACGGCGCTCTCTGCCCCTGACGATTTTCCCGAAACACCGCCAGCATTTGATCATGATAGTTATGTGGTTGAAGATCGTTCGATCGTAATTTTAGGCCACACGGGCCGGGCGTTAACCCAGAGCTAAGGGCAAGAAAACTTTTGGGAAATTGCTACACTTGAGGAAAATAAACCCTTCGTCATAAAACGATGATGGTAAATTCGCATGAGCATTGTGCTGACTTTTATAGTAAATCCTGGAAATAGTGATAGGAAATTATGCAAAAATATGTCCGTGTCACCCTGAGCGGAGACGAAGAGCTGCTTCTTTAAAAGGCAGGGCTTCGCCTTCGCTACCGAAGACAAAAACGAAAAGAACCCTGTCATTCTGAGGTGTCTTAGCCGAAGAATCCAACTTGACCGCACGCATGGATGCTTCCCCTAAGAAGGCTCAGCATGACAACGCTCAGTCTGTCATTCAGTCGTTTATCTTTTTTCGCTTTGGAAAAATTACCGGCTCATCCTGATCATGATAGAATTTTTCTCAATCATCAATTTTTGATTCTACTATAACAAACCAAAAAACAACTTTATTCTATGGACATTTATCAAGAGTCTTTGGACTTGCATCAAAAACTCGGTGGAAAACTTTCCATCGCGTCAAAAGTTCAACTGCAGAATCGGCACGATTTATCGCTGGCCTACACGCCAGGCGTTGCTGAGGTTTCGCGCGTGGTTGCCAAAAACCCCGAAAAAGCCTACGAACTCACGCTGAAAAAAAACACCATTGCAATTGTTTCCGACGGTTCGGCAGTGCTTGGACTTGGAAACATTGGCGCGTATGGCGCGATTCCGGTCATGGAAGGCAAAGCCGTTTTATTCAAAGAATATGCCGACATCGACGCGTTTCCGATCTGCGTTCAAACGCAAAATACGTATGAAATTATCAGTTTAGTGAAAAACATCGCGCCCGTCTTCGCCGGAGTCAATTTGGAGGATATCGCCGCTCCGCGGTGTTTTGAAATCGAAGCCGCGTTGCAAGATATTGGCATTCCAGTTTTTCACGACGATCAGCATGGCACGGCTATCGTTTTGCTGGCTGCGCTGATTAATGCTGCCAAACTTGCAGAAAAAGAATTAACCGAGCTAAAAGTTGTCATTAACGGCGCGGGCGCGGCGGGTACGGCCATCGTGGAACTGCTGCTTTGCGTTGGCTACGACCCAACGGTTTGCACGCCCGTGAAAGAAATTATTATTTGCGATAGCAAAGGGATCATTTCGCGTTCGCGCTCCGATTTGCAACAGTCGGCACAAAAAATGAAGCTCGCGATGCTCACGAATCGCGAAGATAAAAACGGCTCGCTTTCGGATGCGATGCACGGCGCAGATGTTTTTATCGGCGTGAGCGTAGGCGATTTGGTCTCGCAAGAAATGGTTCGCAGCATGGCCAAAAATCCGATTATTCTGGCAATGGCCAATCCGATTCCCGAAATTATGCCGGAAGAAGCCAAAGCTGCCGGCGCGTGCATTGTTGGCACAGGACGAAGTGATTTTCCAAATCAGGTGAATAATGTGCTCGCGTTTCCAGGCGTTTTTCGCGGCGCGATGGATGCAAAAGCAAGTCGCATTACCCCAAAAATGAAATTGCTGGCCGCTTACGCGCTGGCAAATTATGTGAAGTCGCCTTCGCCAGAAGAAATTCTTCCCTCTGTTTTGGATAAAGAAGTCGGAAGAGCGGTGGCAAAAGCCGTTGCAGAAGCCTGGAAAAGCGAGCAAACGGCATAAAAATCCCCTTCATTTTGCGTTGCGAAACGCTTAGAATTTTCCTAACAGGAAAAAATCGATTCGCAACCGACACAGTCTTTTTGCATTTCGGCGAAAGCAGAACTTTCGCAACAGAGCGCGCGAGAAGCCGCTTTCGCTGAAAGCAAAAAAAGCCATTCTGATTGCCCGTAGAAAATGTTCTGGCGGCCATTTCTCAAAAACCCTTTTTCTCTAAACCGCACCAACCTGTGACGCTTTTGTGATTGAATAAACTTATTCTTGCACTTTGTTGCCAGTAAAGCGCCTGGTAACCTCAATAAATTAGTATTTGCACACAACGAGCCTAAGCCAATGATAAAAAAGTTGGATTTTGTTCATGACTGTGAGTAACTTTCAGTTGGGTTACCAAAAACGGAGTATTCGGAAGGATAATGAACGCCAAGACCTTGCAACAGAGAAAACGCAAGGCAAAAAAGGAGAATAATCATGCAGAAAAAGCAATCGTTTGCTGAAGTTTTTGAAGCACGAGGGCTCAGCCGTAGGGACTTTCTGAAGTTTTGCGGCCTGACTTCAGTTGCCCTTGGGCTCGCGCCGTCGCTCTTTCCTAATGTAGTACAAGCGATGGAAACCAAACCAAGAACACCTGTTATTTGGCTGCACGGGCAGGAATGCACTTGTTGCAGCGAATCGTTTATCCGCTCCTCCCACCCAATTGCCGCCGATGTTGTTCTCAATATGATTTCGCTCGATTATGACGACACGCTCAGCGCCGCTGCTGGCCACCAATTGGAAGCTGTTCGCAAGCAAATCATGAAGGAATACAAAGGCAAATACATTTTGGCCGTTGAAGGCAATGCGTCGCTCAAAGACGGTGGCGTGTACTGCATGGTTGGCGGCGAAGCCTTCGTAGATGTGTTGAGAGAAACCGCCGAAGACGCCATGGCCGTGATTGCTTGGGGCTCTTGTGCATCATTTGGTTGTGTACAGAATGCGTATCCGAATCCTTCCGGTGCAGCGCCGGTTTCGGAAGTCATTTCCGGCAAACCGATTGTGAATGTGCCTGGTTGCCCACCAATTGCAGAAGTCATGACTGGCGTGATTACCCATGTACACACATTTGGAACCTTGCCTGAACTCGATCGATTCATGCGGCCAAAAGCTTTTTATGGCACGCGCATTCACGACAAATGCTATCGTCGCCCATTTTTCGATGCGGGCATGTTTGTTGAAAGCTTTGACGACGAGGCCGCAGCCAAAGGCTGGTGCCTTTATAAAATGGGCTGCAAAGGACCAACCACTTATAACTCCTGCTCAAAAATTGAATGGAACGAGAAAACCAGCTTCCCAATTGGCTCTGGCCATCCGTGCATCGGCTGCTCAGAACCGAACTTCTGGGACAATGGCCCATTCTACACACGCCGCGCCGAAGTGCCGTTTCTCGGAACAGATAGCAATGCGGATGAAATCGGAAAAATTGCAGTTGGCGCCGCCGTTGCTGGGGCAGCCGCTCACGCCATCGGAACGGTTATCAAACAAAAAGTTTCACCATCAGAGAAAAAGGAGTCATAACACATGTCGAAAAGAATTGCTGTCGATCCCATTCCACGTATAGAAGGCCATTTGAGAATTGAGGCCGTACTTGACGATAAAAATCAAATTCAAGAGGCATTTAGCAGCGGCACCATGTGGCGCGGCTTAGAAATTATTTTGCAAGGCAGAGACCCTCGCGATGCGTGGGCATTTACGGAACGCATTTGCGGCGTTTGTACCACGGTTCATGCGCTTGCTTCCGTGCGCTGCGTTGAAGATGCGCTTGGCATTCAAATTCCGCCCAATGCCAGAATTATTCGCAATTTGATGAACGCTACGCAGCAAACCCAAGATCATTTGGTGCATTTCTATCATCTTCATGCGCTGGACTGGGTGGATGTCGTGAGCGCGCTCAAAGCCGACCCGGGCGAAACATCTCGCATTGCACAAAGCATTTCGAACTGGCCAAAATCTTCTGTTGGTTATTTTAAAGACTTGCAAACCCGATTGGTGAAATTTGTCGAAAGCGGTCAGCTCGGCATTTTCTCCAACGCGTATTGGGGACACAGCGCGTATAAGCTTCCGCCGGAAGTGAATTTGATCGGCGTGGCGCACTACCTCGAAGCGCTGGAATTCCAAAAGGAAATCGTAAAAATTCATACGATTTTTGGCGGAAAGAATCCGCATCCAAACTATGTCGTTGGCGGCATGGCTTGTGCGATTGACCCGAACAAAGACACCGCCATTAATATCGAGCGGCTCAACTTGGTCAAGAAAATCATCGACGACACCATCACCTTTATCGACCAAGTCTATATTCCCGATTTAATCGCGATTGCCGGTTTCTACAAAGGCTGGCTCTACGGCGGCGGTCTCGGCAATTATTTAGCTTACGGCGATTTCCCCGAAACCACTATCGACGACACGGCCTCGCTGCTTTGGCCGCGCGGTGCAATTTTGAACAAAGATTTGAGCACGGTTTATGACGATGTTGATCCGAAAGACCTTGCCCAAATTACCGAAGAAGTTTCGCATAGCTGGTACACTTACGCCAACGGCGATGAGAAAGGCTTGCATCCTTGGCAGGGCGAAACAAAACCAAAATTCACTGGCCCGCAGCCGCCGTATGAATTCTTGAACACCGATCATAAATATAGCTGGTTGAAAACACCTCGCTGGAAAGATCATCCGATGGAAGTTGGGCCGCTGGCTCGCGTTTTGATTCAATACGCGAAAAAAGATTCCATGATTGTAGACACAGTGAACTATGTTCTCAACACGCTGAATGTCGGGCCAGAAGCGCTTTTCTCAACACTTGGACGCACGGCTGCACGCGGTATCGAGGCAAAGCAAACGGCTGGCTTTATGCTTCATTTCTACAACCAGCTCATTGAAAACGTCAAGAACGGCGACTACCGCACGTTCAACAGCGAACTTTGGACACCAGAACGCTGGCCGCAAGATTGCAAAGGCTTTGGCTACACAGAAGCGCCACGCGGGGCATTGGGTCATTGGATTCACATCAAAGATCAAAAAATTGCAGACTATCAAATCGTCGTTCCATCCACCTGGAATGCGTCGCCGCGCGATAACAAAGGCCGCTCTGGGGCCTATGAAGCCGCGCTAAAAGGCACACCGATGGCCGATCCAGAAAAACCGTTGGAAATTTTGCGCACGGTGCACTCCTTCGACCCTTGTTTGGCTTGCGCCTCACACCTTTATGACATGAACGGAAATGAGATTACAACCGTCAAAATTGCTTAGGGGGAAATTATGGGACGAATTATCGAAGAAATCTATGTTTGGCGACTGCCCGTCCGCATTTATCATTGGCTGAACGCGTTGAGCATCACCGTGCTTTTTATCACGGGACTCTATATTGCCGCGCCAATTATGAATGCACCTATTGGAGAAGCCGTCTGGTATAAGCAAATGGCTTGGTGGCGCTATATCCATTTTGGCGCTGGATTTGTTTTCATTGCCAATTTTCTTTATCGCTTGTACTGGGCGCTCTTTGGCAACGATGAACTCGCGCGATTTGGTGGGTTTCAGCCTTGGTCGCCAAGTTGGTGGGGACATCCGTTTAAAGAACAATTGGCATCGTATTTATTTATCCGCACCGAAGAGCCGAATCATACTGGCCACAATCCAGTTGCCGCACTCACACACTTCATCTTCATTTTTCTTGGCTCTTGGTTCATGATTTTAACCGGTCTGGCCATGTACGGAGAAAACAATCCAGGTGGTTTCATCGATACTTATTTTGGCTGGGTAGTAATGATCTTCAGCAGCAGCCACTCGATGCACATGATGCACCATGCCGGTGCTTGGATTTTCCCGTTCTATGTAATTCTACATCTTTATGCGGTAACACGCCACGATGTGGTTGATCGCACCAGCGTGACATCCTCCATCATCACTGGCTATAAGCACCGCGTAGAAGAATCACCAAGCGGGCGTTAAAACCACGCTCATGATTTATCAAGAAAAGGCGACCCTACTCTGGTCGCCTTTATCTTTTTAGAACCCATTTTCTCTATTTCAAAAGGACTTTTTCATAAGCCTCGTGGCTAATTTTAGCGAGTGATGCCCAGCTAAAATCCGTCGCGCGCTTTAGCCCCAACCGAGCGAGCGTTTCTCGAAGTTGCGGCGAGGAAAAACATCTCGTGAGCGTTTCGGCAAGCGCTTCGGCATTTTTTTCGGGAAAAATTAATCCGGCTTCCCCGATGGTCTCGGGAATCGCGCCCGAAGACGAACCGATCACCGGCACGCCGGAGGCCATCGCTTCAATCAGCACGCGCCCGAACGATTCGCGCCATTTTGCTGTCGTTTCCGACGGCAAAACCAACACATCCATCAAGCGATAATACGTCGGCAATGCGTCGTGCGGAACGCTTCCCACAAAATGAACGCGCGCCTGAACGCCCAGCTCCGCAGCAAGTTCCACGAGGTTTTGCTGCAACCCGCCTGTTCCGAGCAGCAGCAGCGCGTGCGAATCGTCGAGGCGGGCGAACGCTTGAAGCAACGTCGCCAGACCTTTCGCACCTTTCAATTTTCCGACATAACCAATGACGCTTTTCCCTTGCAAATGGAATCTTTCTTTGAGCGAAACGTCTACGGCAGACGGGTAAAAATATTCCAAATCGATGCCGTTTCCGCTACGAATAATCGGCCTTTGAAAACCTTTTTCACGAAGCAATTCCTCCGCATTGCTATTTCTGGCAATTGCGGCGGCTGTGTGGCGAAAAACAAATCGCTGCACTTTTTCAAAAATGGGCTTGTGAGGCGCGGCAATGTTGTGCGCCGTGTGAAAAATCAGCGGCGATTTTAGGCCGAGCAAATCGCGATAGAAAATCGCTTGCGCCGTGACAAACGCCGACGGCTCTTCTTCGATATCGATAATATCGGGGCGAAAATTTTTGAGCAGGGAAAAAAGTTTGCCGGTAAAAACAAACCGCCGAATGTTGTTTCGATTGAGC
Above is a window of Chloroherpeton thalassium ATCC 35110 DNA encoding:
- a CDS encoding TRL-like family protein: MKNVKLLAVGLLTSLVLSACSLTLPVTATSNAVGKKVGTSSATGYFGIFFFDADASIQTAAKNAGISKISTVDIKMSNVLGIIVTYETIVTGE
- a CDS encoding adenylate/guanylate cyclase domain-containing protein yields the protein MNIQTSRRSILAITYCWAIAAIFIGLHDFLCAYSINAFPLENPVMFFGAYVALGTLSGAVSGFFLLIFLQEPFRRKSFLAALFGQTGFCTLLLMLLYAFGVWLQASVFFGESLFAKEVLARFFAEILNAKFLRAAIFGGGLSGLTSFFLQLSEKYGQGVLWDFIRGKFYTPKEQEKIFMFLDVKSSTSMAQQIGYSTYFYLLSDFFQDLTKPIIESSGCIYQCVGDELVITWETSVGLKEARAVRCFFEMERRIEAKSAAYLEKYGVVPSFKAGMHFGSVVTGEIGVLKKDIAHLGQAITIAARIQGVCNSFNEKLLLSEELFNAISLPSNLETKAIGGVLLKGKSEPITLFAVKKKDE
- the glgX gene encoding glycogen debranching protein GlgX, whose product is MEPDILPGLSYPLGATVFADGVNFSVFSKNGDYVELLFFNDVDDENPIRTIRLDPKSNRTFYYWHVFVKGIGHGQLYGYRVYGTFKPEQGFCFDGWKVLLDPYARAVCVGKNYEREAAIRSGNNCGQAMKSVVVDAKRYKWDGDKPLHYPYTRSIIYEMHVGGFTRNPNSGVAKEKRGTFAGLIEKIPYLKALGITAVELLPVQQFDEHDAPKEHTNYWGYSPIAFFAPHFEYSSRKDPLGPVDEFRDMVKALHKTGIEVILDVVFNHTAEGNRSGPIFSFKGFENKAYYILTAENNSYANYSGCGNTLKTHHSIVRRLIMDCLHYWVTYMHVDGFRFDLASVFSRDEDGVPMQNPPILWSIESDPWLAGTKIIAEAWDAAGLYQVGSFVGHRWAEWNGRFRDDIRMFMKGDARKLTDFVNRITASPDLYSEKSRDPNRSINFITCHDGFTLNDLVSYNVKHNENNSENNLDGQKENYSWNCGEEGQTQNEAINQLRLRQIKNFFTLLMISQGTAMMQMGDEIRRTQYGNNNAYCQDNDMNWFDWDAVKKNTELLAFVKNLIRMNLTHEIFQETTFWTDKENRKSPRITWHGVHLSQPDWSDDSHSIAFTLNHEESRSQFHVMINAYWEPLSFELPPLPGMRGRRWHRVLDTALSAPDDFPETPPAFDHDSYVVEDRSIVILGHTGRALTQS
- a CDS encoding NAD(P)-dependent malic enzyme is translated as MDIYQESLDLHQKLGGKLSIASKVQLQNRHDLSLAYTPGVAEVSRVVAKNPEKAYELTLKKNTIAIVSDGSAVLGLGNIGAYGAIPVMEGKAVLFKEYADIDAFPICVQTQNTYEIISLVKNIAPVFAGVNLEDIAAPRCFEIEAALQDIGIPVFHDDQHGTAIVLLAALINAAKLAEKELTELKVVINGAGAAGTAIVELLLCVGYDPTVCTPVKEIIICDSKGIISRSRSDLQQSAQKMKLAMLTNREDKNGSLSDAMHGADVFIGVSVGDLVSQEMVRSMAKNPIILAMANPIPEIMPEEAKAAGACIVGTGRSDFPNQVNNVLAFPGVFRGAMDAKASRITPKMKLLAAYALANYVKSPSPEEILPSVLDKEVGRAVAKAVAEAWKSEQTA
- a CDS encoding hydrogenase small subunit; its protein translation is MQKKQSFAEVFEARGLSRRDFLKFCGLTSVALGLAPSLFPNVVQAMETKPRTPVIWLHGQECTCCSESFIRSSHPIAADVVLNMISLDYDDTLSAAAGHQLEAVRKQIMKEYKGKYILAVEGNASLKDGGVYCMVGGEAFVDVLRETAEDAMAVIAWGSCASFGCVQNAYPNPSGAAPVSEVISGKPIVNVPGCPPIAEVMTGVITHVHTFGTLPELDRFMRPKAFYGTRIHDKCYRRPFFDAGMFVESFDDEAAAKGWCLYKMGCKGPTTYNSCSKIEWNEKTSFPIGSGHPCIGCSEPNFWDNGPFYTRRAEVPFLGTDSNADEIGKIAVGAAVAGAAAHAIGTVIKQKVSPSEKKES
- a CDS encoding nickel-dependent hydrogenase large subunit, producing the protein MSKRIAVDPIPRIEGHLRIEAVLDDKNQIQEAFSSGTMWRGLEIILQGRDPRDAWAFTERICGVCTTVHALASVRCVEDALGIQIPPNARIIRNLMNATQQTQDHLVHFYHLHALDWVDVVSALKADPGETSRIAQSISNWPKSSVGYFKDLQTRLVKFVESGQLGIFSNAYWGHSAYKLPPEVNLIGVAHYLEALEFQKEIVKIHTIFGGKNPHPNYVVGGMACAIDPNKDTAINIERLNLVKKIIDDTITFIDQVYIPDLIAIAGFYKGWLYGGGLGNYLAYGDFPETTIDDTASLLWPRGAILNKDLSTVYDDVDPKDLAQITEEVSHSWYTYANGDEKGLHPWQGETKPKFTGPQPPYEFLNTDHKYSWLKTPRWKDHPMEVGPLARVLIQYAKKDSMIVDTVNYVLNTLNVGPEALFSTLGRTAARGIEAKQTAGFMLHFYNQLIENVKNGDYRTFNSELWTPERWPQDCKGFGYTEAPRGALGHWIHIKDQKIADYQIVVPSTWNASPRDNKGRSGAYEAALKGTPMADPEKPLEILRTVHSFDPCLACASHLYDMNGNEITTVKIA
- the cybH gene encoding Ni/Fe-hydrogenase, b-type cytochrome subunit, translating into MGRIIEEIYVWRLPVRIYHWLNALSITVLFITGLYIAAPIMNAPIGEAVWYKQMAWWRYIHFGAGFVFIANFLYRLYWALFGNDELARFGGFQPWSPSWWGHPFKEQLASYLFIRTEEPNHTGHNPVAALTHFIFIFLGSWFMILTGLAMYGENNPGGFIDTYFGWVVMIFSSSHSMHMMHHAGAWIFPFYVILHLYAVTRHDVVDRTSVTSSIITGYKHRVEESPSGR
- a CDS encoding glycosyltransferase; the protein is MKVLRIWHAAVVAEYRKKIKALAELPDVELCLLVPHVWREAGSEQRFRYDPEIDAGYRTEIGQVLNRNNIRRFVFTGKLFSLLKNFRPDIIDIEEEPSAFVTAQAIFYRDLLGLKSPLIFHTAHNIAAPHKPIFEKVQRFVFRHTAAAIARNSNAEELLREKGFQRPIIRSGNGIDLEYFYPSAVDVSLKERFHLQGKSVIGYVGKLKGAKGLATLLQAFARLDDSHALLLLGTGGLQQNLVELAAELGVQARVHFVGSVPHDALPTYYRLMDVLVLPSETTAKWRESFGRVLIEAMASGVPVIGSSSGAIPETIGEAGLIFPEKNAEALAETLTRCFSSPQLRETLARLGLKRATDFSWASLAKISHEAYEKVLLK